The proteins below are encoded in one region of Cyclopterus lumpus isolate fCycLum1 chromosome 8, fCycLum1.pri, whole genome shotgun sequence:
- the icam5 gene encoding intercellular adhesion molecule 5, translating into MLTASMLPLRMLGLLMLLSALCDADSSCPTELILDPPEVLAEYGKSVMVNCTNEEDIYDGIYWKVGDKDSPVEFVNSVSQSLPLLDWNVTAQCKIKLNSTHECSKDLEITLYKNPEAVNLFPTKHVAAVEGKPYELQCDVDEVAPVQHLIVRWYRGNETIKTDYSTQPNATKRIASESFTLAANFSRGENGTRFRCEARLDFGQRGSRPPVISNAHTVSVHYAPELKNKTEDVSVNEGDYITLDCGAEGYPAPAFNWSRDGVNLLETTNDLNVTLATSAIYDCTATNYLGNVTKQIHVHAKKTNIMEAPAAMTTPEPSTSRSCPLVLTPAKIAVRFGDPASVNCSTSATEFLQIGWEAISGGMTSKEAVVTWTVEKVKDWDTKPLCYIDVNDGQCSIILDITLYKTPDSVSVSASDRGPMVEGTEYRLQCDITNVAPVQKLKLTWYRGGETVHTQMFNDTRKTPGNVSSTLRVTPARDHNGVLFRCEAELRLGLNGSERVPNVTSSSYMAVVHYKPLVKSCPVSYAGVEHEFSIDRLSCEADGNPPPTIQWYHEEELINASKPLTRTQSGEYTAKITNSLGSSNFSVLISIEYGPSFTCAAHPEVKEDDTFQCEADGIPKPVVTWFKRGQEVAAPRRWTKSDHGTYSLQAANKHGQATHELHVVVLYAPVFGGSYSAEVDVILGKNVTFNCVADGHPPPEIKWSYSSEVNVTEATKGRQKSISVTRATSTDAGVYICDATNKVGVSRRTVTLVVKDRPKQKAMMTIWWVLIVLAILLILILIIFCYRWKKQGQYTFIPEEANNCGSGIPLTPQANGV; encoded by the exons ATGCAGACAGTAGCTGCCCCACTGAGCTCATCCTGGATCCACCTGAGGTTCTGGCAGAATATGGGAAGTCAGTGATGGTCAACTGTACCAATGAAGAAGATATTTATGATGGGATATACTGGAAGGTTGGAGACAAAGACTCTCCAGTAGAATTTGTTAATAGTGTGTCCCAGTCACTGCCACTGTTAGACTGGAATGTAACGGCACAGTGCAAAATAAAGCTGAATAGCACTCATGAATGCAGCAAAGACCTTGAAATCACTTTATACA AGAATCCAGAGGCAGTCAACCTGTTTCCTACAAAGCACGTAGCTGCGGTGGAAGGGAAACCGTACGAGCTGCAGTGCGACGTCGACGAAGTTGCTCCTGTTCAACACCTGATTGTGAGGTGGTACAGAGGCAACGAGACCATCAAGACCGACTATTCCACACAACCAAACGCCACCAAAAGAATCGCGAGCGAGTCCTTCACCCTGGCAGCCAACTTCAGCCGAGGGGAAAACGGAACTCGGTTTAGATGTGAGGCTCGGCTGGACTTTGGGCAACGTGGATCACGACCTCCTGTTATTTCAAACGCGCACACCGTTTCTGTGCACT ATGCGCCTGAGCTCAAGAACAAAACAGAAGATGTCTCTGTGAATGAGGGCGATTACATCACTCTGGACTGTGGAGCTGAGGGGTATCCTGCTCCTGCCTTTAATTGGTCACGTGATGGGGTGAATTTACTGGAGACCACCAATGATCTTAACGTCACGCTAGCAACCAGCGCAATTTACGACTGCACGGCTACCAATTATCTGGGAAACGTGACGAAGCAAATCCATGTCCAtgcgaaaaaaacaaacataatggAAGCCCCTGCAGCCATGACCACCCCGGAGCCGTCAACATCAAGAA GTTGCCCCCTGGTATTGACGCCTGCTAAAATCGCGGTGAGATTTGGAGATCCAGCCTCAGTTAACTGCAGCACATCAGCCACAGAGTTTTTACAAATCGGCTGGGAGGCTATATCTGGGGGCATGACGTCTAAAGAGGCTGTGGTCACCTGGACAGTTGAAAAAGTGAAGGACTGGGACACAAAACCTTTGTGCTACATCGATGTGAACGATGGCCAATGTTCCATCATTCTAGACATCACTCTTTATA AGACTCCGGACAGCGTGTCGGTTTCTGCGTCGGATCGAGGGCCGATGGTGGAGGGCACAGAGTACCGGCTGCAATGTGACATCACCAACGTGGCTCCCGTGCAGAAGCTCAAACTGACGTGGTACCGCGGCGGGGAAACTGTGCACACGCAGATGTTTAACGACACCAGAAAGACCCCGGGAAATGTGTCCTCTACCTTGAGAGTCACACCGGCGAGAGATCACAACGGAGTCCTCTTCAGATGCGAAGCTGAGCTGCGCCTCGGACTAAATGGATCAGAGCGTGTCCCTAATGTGACCTCATCTTCTTACATGGCCGTTGTGCACT ATAAACCCCTGGTCAAATCTTGCCCAGTCAGTTACGCTGGTGTGGAGCACGAGTTCAGCATTGACAGATTGTCCTGTGAAGCTGATGGGAACCCTCCACCCACAATTCAGTGGTACCACGAGGAAGAACTGATCAATGCATCGAAGCCCCTCACCAGGACTCAATCGGGAGAGTACACAGCGAAAATCACAAATAGCCTTGGCTCGAGCAACTTCTCTGTCCTTATCTCAATCGAAT ATGGCCCTTCATTTACCTGTGCTGCCCACCCTGAGGTCAAAGAGGACGATACTTTCCAGTGTGAAGCAGATGGAATTCCCAAGCCTGTGGTCACCTGGTTTAAGAGAGGACAAGAGGTGGCTGCCCCGCGGCGTTGGACAAAGAGTGACCATGGAACATATTCACTTCAGGCCGCCAACAAACATGGACAAGCCACTCACGAgctgcatgttgttgttttgt ATGCCCCTGTGTTCGGCGGAAGTTACAGTGCGGAGGTGGATGTGATCTTGGGGAAGAATGTGACTTTTAACTGCGTCGCTGATGGCCACCCTCCACCTGAGATCAAGTGGAGCTACAGTTCGGAAGTGAATGTGACAGAGGCCACTAAGGGGCGCCAGAAGAGTATCAGTGTCACTAGAGCCACGTCCACCGATGCTGGCGTTTACATCTGTGATGCCACAAATAAAGTTGGGGTTTCGAGAAGGACTGTCACACTGGTGGTGAAAG ATAGGCCTAAACAAAAGGCAATGATGACCATTTGGTGGGTGTTGATTGTATTGgccatcctcctcatcctcatcctcatcatctttTGCTACCGCTGGAAAAAACAAGGACAATATACTTTTATCCCAGAAGAAGCCAACAACTGTGGTTCAGGTATCCCGTTGACTCCTCAGGCTAACGGGGTGTGA